One genomic window of Mus musculus strain C57BL/6J chromosome 4, GRCm38.p6 C57BL/6J includes the following:
- the Xkr8 gene encoding XK-related protein 8 — translation MPLSVHHHVALDVVVGLVSILSFLLDLVADLWAVVQYVLLGRYLWAALVLVLLGQASVLLQLFSWLWLTADPTELHHSQLSRPFLALLHLLQLGYLYRCLHGMHQGLSMCYQEMPSECDLAYADFLSLDISMLKLFESFLEATPQLTLVLAIVLQNGQAEYYQWFGISSSFLGISWALLDYHRSLRTCLPSKPRLGRSSSAIYFLWNLLLLGPRICAIALFSAVFPYYVALHFFSLWLVLLFWIWLQGTNFMPDSKGEWLYRVTMALILYFSWFNVSGGRTRGRAVIHLIFIFSDSVLLVTTSWVTHGTWLPSGISLLMWVTIGGACFFLGLALRVIYYLWLHPSCSWDPDLVDGTLGLLSPHRPPKLIYNRRATLLAENFFAKAKARAVLTEEVQLNGVL, via the exons ATGCCTCTGTCCGTGCACCACCATGTGGCCTTAGACGTGGTCGTAGGCCTGGTGAGTATCTTGTCTTTCCTGCTGGATCTGGTCGCTGACCTGTGGGCCGTTGTCCAGTACGTGCTCCTTGGCCGTTATCTGTGGGCCGCGCTGGTACTGGTCCTGCTGGGCCAAGCTTCGGTGCTGCTGCAGCTCTTCAGCTGGCTCTGGCTGACAGCTGATCCCACCGAGCTGCACCATTCGCAGCTCTCGCGTCCTTTCCTGGCTCTGCTGCACCTGCTGCAGCTCGGCTACCTGTATAG GTGTTTGCACGGAATGCATCAAGGGCTGTCCATGTGCTACCAGGAGATGCCATCCGAGTGTGACCTGGCCTACGCAGACTTTCTCTCCCTGGACATCAGCATGCTGAAGCTTTTCGAGAGCTTCCTGGAGGCGACGCCACAGCTCACACTGGTGCTGGCAATTGTATTGCAGAATGGCCAGGCGGAATACTACCAGT GGTTTGGCATCAGCTCATCCTTTCTTGGCATCTCGTGGGCACTGCTGGATTACCATCGGTCTCTGCGTACCTGTCTTCCCTCCAAGCCACGCCTGGGCCGGAGTTCCTCTGCTATCTACTTCCTGTGGaacctgctgctgctggggcCCAGAATCTGTGCCATCGCCTTGTTCTCAGCTGTCTTCCCCTACTATGTGGCCCTGCATTTCTTCAGCCTGTGGCTGGTACTTTTGTTCTGGATCTGGCTTCAAGGCACAAATTTTATGCCTGACTCCAAAGGTGAGTGGCTGTACCGGGTGACAATGGCCCTCATCCTCTATTTCTCCTGGTTCAACGTGTCTGGGGGCCGCACTCGAGGCCGGGCCGTCATCCACCTGATCTTCATCTTCAGTGACAGTGTTCTGCTGGTCACCACCTCCTGGGTGACACACGGCACCTGGCTGCCCAGTGGGATCTCATTGCTGATGTGGGTGACAATAGGAGGAGCCTGCTTCTTCCTGGGACTGGCTTTGCGTGTGATCTACTACCTCTGGCTGCACCCTAGCTGCAGCTGGGACCCTGACCTCGTGGATGGGACCCTAGGACTCCTTTCTCCCCATCGTCCTCCTAAGCTGATTTATAACAGGCGTGCCACCCTGTTAGCAGAGAACTTCTTCGCCAAGGCCAAAGCTCGGGCTGTCCTGACAGAGGAGGTGCAGCTGAATGGAGTCCTCTGA
- the Xkr8 gene encoding XK-related protein 8 isoform X1 produces the protein MHQGLSMCYQEMPSECDLAYADFLSLDISMLKLFESFLEATPQLTLVLAIVLQNGQAEYYQWFGISSSFLGISWALLDYHRSLRTCLPSKPRLGRSSSAIYFLWNLLLLGPRICAIALFSAVFPYYVALHFFSLWLVLLFWIWLQGTNFMPDSKGEWLYRVTMALILYFSWFNVSGGRTRGRAVIHLIFIFSDSVLLVTTSWVTHGTWLPSGISLLMWVTIGGACFFLGLALRVIYYLWLHPSCSWDPDLVDGTLGLLSPHRPPKLIYNRRATLLAENFFAKAKARAVLTEEVQLNGVL, from the exons ATGCATCAAGGGCTGTCCATGTGCTACCAGGAGATGCCATCCGAGTGTGACCTGGCCTACGCAGACTTTCTCTCCCTGGACATCAGCATGCTGAAGCTTTTCGAGAGCTTCCTGGAGGCGACGCCACAGCTCACACTGGTGCTGGCAATTGTATTGCAGAATGGCCAGGCGGAATACTACCAGT GGTTTGGCATCAGCTCATCCTTTCTTGGCATCTCGTGGGCACTGCTGGATTACCATCGGTCTCTGCGTACCTGTCTTCCCTCCAAGCCACGCCTGGGCCGGAGTTCCTCTGCTATCTACTTCCTGTGGaacctgctgctgctggggcCCAGAATCTGTGCCATCGCCTTGTTCTCAGCTGTCTTCCCCTACTATGTGGCCCTGCATTTCTTCAGCCTGTGGCTGGTACTTTTGTTCTGGATCTGGCTTCAAGGCACAAATTTTATGCCTGACTCCAAAGGTGAGTGGCTGTACCGGGTGACAATGGCCCTCATCCTCTATTTCTCCTGGTTCAACGTGTCTGGGGGCCGCACTCGAGGCCGGGCCGTCATCCACCTGATCTTCATCTTCAGTGACAGTGTTCTGCTGGTCACCACCTCCTGGGTGACACACGGCACCTGGCTGCCCAGTGGGATCTCATTGCTGATGTGGGTGACAATAGGAGGAGCCTGCTTCTTCCTGGGACTGGCTTTGCGTGTGATCTACTACCTCTGGCTGCACCCTAGCTGCAGCTGGGACCCTGACCTCGTGGATGGGACCCTAGGACTCCTTTCTCCCCATCGTCCTCCTAAGCTGATTTATAACAGGCGTGCCACCCTGTTAGCAGAGAACTTCTTCGCCAAGGCCAAAGCTCGGGCTGTCCTGACAGAGGAGGTGCAGCTGAATGGAGTCCTCTGA
- the Smpdl3b gene encoding acid sphingomyelinase-like phosphodiesterase 3b precursor yields MTLLGWLIFLAPWGVAGAQLGRFWHISDLHLDPNYTVSKDPLQVCPSAGSQPVLNAGPWGDYLCDSPWALINSSLYAMKEIEPKPDFILWTGDDTPHVPNESLGEAAVLAIVERLTNLIKEVFPDTKVYAALGNHDFHPKNQFPAQSNRIYNQVAELWRPWLSNESYALFKRGAFYSEKLPGPSRAGRVVVLNTNLYYSNNEQTAGMADPGEQFRWLGDVLSNASRDGEMVYVIGHVPPGFFEKTQNKAWFRESFNEEYLKVIQKHHRVIAGQFFGHHHTDSFRMFYDNTGAPINVMFLTPGVTPWKTTLPGVVDGANNPGIRIFEYDRATLNLKDLVTYFLNLRQANVQETPRWEQEYRLTEAYQVPDASVSSMHTALTRIASEPHILQRYYVYNSVSYNHLTCEDSCRIEHVCAIQHVAFNTYATCLHGLGAKLVPGFLLILTLLPSLHVLEVL; encoded by the exons ATGACGCTGCTCGGGTGGCTGATATTCCTGGCCCCCTGGGGAGTCGCAGGGGCTCAACTAG GGAGGTTCTGGCACATCTCCGACCTGCATCTGGACCCCAACTACACCGTATCCAAAGACCCCCTCCAGGTGTGCCCGTCGGCCGGCTCCCAGCCTGTGCTAAATGCTGGCCCCTGGGGGGACTACCTCTGCGATTCTCCTTGGGCCCTTATCAACTCGTCCTTGTATGCCATGAAGGAGATTGAACCAAAGCCTGACTTCATTCTCTGGACAGG GGACGACACACCGCACGTCCCCAATGAGAGTCTAGGAGAGGCAGCTGTGCTGGCAATTGTGGAACGCTTGACCAACCTCATCAAGGAAGTCTTTCCAG ACACTAAAGTCTATGCTGCTCTGGGAAATCATGACTTCCACCCTAAGAACCAGTTCCCAGCACAGAGCAACCGCATCTATAACCAGGTGGCAGAGCTGTGGAGACCCTGGCTTAGTAACGAATCCTACGCTCTCTTCAAAAGAG GTGCCTTCTATTCTGAGAAGTTGCCGGGTCCCAGCAGGGCGGGGCGAGTTGTGGTCCTCAACACCAATCTGTACTACAGCAACAACGAGCAGACAGCTGGCATGGCTGACCCCGGCGAGCAGTTCCGGTGGCTGGGAGATGTCCTGAGCAATGCATCTCGGGATGGGGAGATG GTGTATGTTATTGGCCACGTGCCCCCGGGGTTCTTTGAGAAGACACAGAACAAGGCCTGGTTCCGAGAGAGCTTCAATGAGGAGTATCTGAAGGTGATCCAGAAGCACCATCGGGTCATAGCAGGGCAGTTCTTTGGACACCACCATACCGACAGCTTCCGAATGTTCTATGACAACACAG GTGCCCCCATAAACGTCATGTTTCTCACACCCGGGGTCACACCGTGGAAGACCACATTACCTGGAGTGGTCGATGGGGCCAACAATCCAGGGATACGCATTTTCGAGTATGATCGAGCCACACTCAACTTGAAG GACTTGGTGACTTACTTCTTGAACCTGAGGCAGGCGAATGTACAAGAGACCCCACGGTGGGAGCAGGAGTACCGCCTGACGGAGGCCTACCAGGTGCCGGATGCCAGCGTCAGCTCCATGCACACGGCGCTGACCCGCATTGCCAGTGAGCCTCACATCCTGCAACGTTATTACGTCTATAACTCGGTCAGCTACAACCATTTGACCTGTGAGGACAGCTGCCGCATCGAGCACGTTTGTGCTATACAACACGTGGCTTTCAACACTTATGCTACCTGCTTGCATGGTCTTGGTGCCAAGCTGGTGCCTGGTTTCCTGCTCATACTGactctgctgccaagcctgcacGTACTGGAGGTGTTATGA